From the genome of Chanos chanos chromosome 5, fChaCha1.1, whole genome shotgun sequence, one region includes:
- the LOC115811955 gene encoding uncharacterized protein LOC115811955 isoform X1 has translation MPSMKPPHSVTHSLKPLILIRVMGGAGAYPSGHQVKVGETPWTGHQGRLTYSGRKPELLEEAHTNTGRACKFHTERTLTTQPGIEPGPSCCGTHCTTAPPRSQQSSPKKQYVILILYDEIFPMNSAKLQPRELSFPGFQLLKDSTFISSQRSWLMNSSAHFGYQLNKLQAIDTMPVRHHNTNLAADEHGSSILFQGLCKAQRQGLSEACIKAAE, from the exons ATGCCATCCATGAAACCAccacactcagtcactcactcactaaagccacttatcctaattagggtcatgggaggtgctggagcctatcccagcggtcatCAGGTGAAAgttggggaaacaccctggacaggtcaccagggCAGACTGACTTACAGTGgtaggaaaccagagctcctggaggaagcccacacaaacacagggagagcatgcaaattccacacagagaggaccctgaCCACTCagccgggaatcgaaccaggaccttcttgctgtggtACTCACTGCACCACCGCACCACCCAGATCACAACAGTCAAGCCCAAAGAAACAATATGTGATACTGATTCTCTATGATGAAATTTTTCCTATGAACAGTGCGAAGCTACAACCCAGAGAACTGTCTTTCCCTGGTTTCCAGCTTTTGAAGGACTCAACTTTCATCTCTTCTCAGCGATCATG GCTAATGAACTCCTCTGCCCACTTTGGATATCAGCTGAACAAATTGCAGGCAATTGACACCATGCCTGTTAGGCATCACAACACCAACCTGGCTGCAGATGAACATGGAAGCAGTATCCTTTTTCAGGGATTATGTAAGGCACAGAGGCAAGGTCTGTCTGAAGCCTGCATTAAGGCTGCTGAATAA
- the LOC115811955 gene encoding uncharacterized protein LOC115811955 isoform X2 has product MPSMKPPHSVTHSLKPLILIRVMGGAGAYPSGHQVKVGETPWTGHQGRLTYSGRKPELLEEAHTNTGRACKFHTERTLTTQPGIEPGPSCCGTHCTTAPPRSQQSSPKKQYVILILYDEIFPMNSAKLQPRELSFPGFQLLKDSTFISSQRSWAFSVIISK; this is encoded by the exons ATGCCATCCATGAAACCAccacactcagtcactcactcactaaagccacttatcctaattagggtcatgggaggtgctggagcctatcccagcggtcatCAGGTGAAAgttggggaaacaccctggacaggtcaccagggCAGACTGACTTACAGTGgtaggaaaccagagctcctggaggaagcccacacaaacacagggagagcatgcaaattccacacagagaggaccctgaCCACTCagccgggaatcgaaccaggaccttcttgctgtggtACTCACTGCACCACCGCACCACCCAGATCACAACAGTCAAGCCCAAAGAAACAATATGTGATACTGATTCTCTATGATGAAATTTTTCCTATGAACAGTGCGAAGCTACAACCCAGAGAACTGTCTTTCCCTGGTTTCCAGCTTTTGAAGGACTCAACTTTCATCTCTTCTCAGCGATCATG ggcATTTTCTGTTATCATTTCCAAATAG